In the genome of Rhizobium rhizogenes, one region contains:
- a CDS encoding valine--tRNA ligase has product MLEKTYDSATVEPKIAKAWDEANAFRAGANAKPGAETFTIVIPPPNVTGSLHMGHALNNTLQDILVRFERMRGKDVLWQPGMDHAGIATQMVVERKLMEQQLPGRRDMGREAFVEKVWEWKAESGGLIFNQLKRLGASCDWSRERFTMDEGLSEAVLEVFVTLYKQGLIYKDKRLVNWDPKLLTAISDMEVEQIEMKGNLWHLRYPLEKGVTYQYPVAFDEEGKPTEFETRDYIVVATTRPETMLGDTGVAVNPEDERYKGIVGKHVILPIVGRRVPIVADDYADPTAGTGAVKITPAHDFNDFEVGKRCGLRAINVMNIDGTISIKENEDFLEGLDHPAALHGAWDRLEGQDRFFARKVIVEIFEEAGLLDRIEPHKHVVPHGDRGGVPIEPRLTDQWWVDNKTLAQPAIASVREGRTKFVPKNWENTYFQWMENIQPWCISRQLWWGHQIPAWYGPDGQVFVEKTEEEALQAAIQHYIAHEGPWKAWVEEKLENFAPGEILTRDEDVLDTWFSSALWPFSTLGWPEQTPELARYYPTNVLVTGFDIIPFWVVRMMQMGLHFMKDDAGNPVEPFSTVYIHALVRDKNGQKMSKSKGNVIDPLELIDEYGADALRFTLAIMAAQGRDVKLDPARIAGYRNFGTKLWNATRFAEMNGVKRDPHFLPETASLTINRWILTELANTARDVTAALENFRFNDASGILYRFVWNQFCDWYLELLKPVFGGEDEKAKTESQACAAYVLDEIYKLLHPFMPFMTEELWAHTAGEGEERDDLLCLTDWPAPEFRDDAAAAEINWLIDLVSGIRSTRAEMNVPPGATASLVVVGANTSTEARLDRHAAAIRRLARADEIRAGEVAPKGSAQIIVGEATICLPLGNLVDLAAEKARLEKAIGKVDAEMERIDKKLSNEKFVANADPEVVAAERERKAELEVQLTSLRTAMQRVNEAG; this is encoded by the coding sequence ATGCTCGAAAAGACCTACGATTCCGCAACCGTCGAACCGAAGATCGCCAAAGCCTGGGACGAGGCGAATGCGTTTCGTGCCGGCGCCAACGCCAAGCCGGGCGCGGAAACCTTCACCATCGTCATCCCGCCGCCGAATGTGACGGGCTCCCTGCATATGGGCCACGCGCTCAACAACACGCTGCAGGATATATTGGTCCGTTTCGAGCGCATGCGCGGCAAGGATGTGCTGTGGCAGCCGGGCATGGATCATGCGGGTATCGCCACCCAGATGGTGGTCGAGCGCAAGCTGATGGAACAGCAGCTTCCGGGCCGCCGCGACATGGGTCGTGAAGCTTTCGTGGAGAAGGTCTGGGAGTGGAAAGCCGAATCCGGCGGCCTGATCTTCAACCAGCTGAAACGCCTTGGCGCATCCTGCGACTGGTCGCGCGAGCGCTTCACCATGGACGAGGGCCTGTCCGAAGCCGTTCTGGAGGTCTTCGTCACGCTCTACAAGCAGGGCCTGATCTACAAGGACAAGCGCCTCGTCAACTGGGACCCAAAACTGCTCACCGCGATTTCCGACATGGAGGTCGAGCAGATCGAGATGAAGGGCAATCTGTGGCACCTGCGTTATCCGCTGGAAAAGGGCGTCACCTATCAATATCCGGTTGCCTTCGACGAGGAGGGCAAACCCACCGAGTTCGAAACGCGCGATTATATCGTCGTTGCCACGACGCGCCCGGAAACCATGCTCGGTGATACCGGCGTTGCGGTGAACCCGGAAGACGAGCGTTACAAGGGCATTGTCGGCAAGCACGTCATCCTGCCGATCGTCGGCCGCAGGGTTCCGATCGTCGCTGACGACTATGCCGATCCGACAGCCGGCACGGGCGCCGTGAAGATCACGCCTGCGCATGACTTCAACGATTTCGAAGTCGGCAAGCGCTGTGGCCTGCGCGCCATCAACGTCATGAATATCGACGGCACCATCTCCATCAAGGAGAACGAGGATTTTCTCGAAGGTCTCGATCATCCCGCCGCCCTGCATGGCGCATGGGATCGTCTGGAAGGGCAGGATCGCTTCTTCGCCCGCAAGGTCATCGTCGAAATCTTCGAGGAAGCCGGCCTGCTCGACAGGATCGAGCCGCACAAGCATGTGGTGCCGCATGGCGACCGTGGCGGTGTGCCGATCGAGCCGCGCCTGACCGACCAGTGGTGGGTGGACAACAAGACACTGGCCCAGCCGGCCATTGCCTCGGTGCGCGAAGGCCGCACCAAGTTCGTGCCGAAGAACTGGGAAAACACTTACTTCCAGTGGATGGAGAACATCCAGCCCTGGTGTATCTCGCGGCAATTGTGGTGGGGCCACCAGATCCCGGCATGGTATGGTCCGGATGGTCAGGTCTTCGTCGAAAAGACCGAAGAAGAGGCGCTGCAGGCGGCCATCCAGCACTATATCGCCCATGAAGGCCCGTGGAAGGCCTGGGTCGAGGAGAAGCTCGAAAACTTTGCGCCGGGCGAAATCCTGACGCGCGACGAAGATGTGCTCGACACATGGTTCTCGTCGGCGCTCTGGCCGTTCTCGACGCTCGGCTGGCCCGAGCAGACGCCGGAGCTGGCGCGCTATTACCCGACCAATGTGCTGGTCACGGGCTTCGACATCATTCCGTTCTGGGTGGTTCGGATGATGCAGATGGGCCTGCATTTCATGAAGGACGATGCCGGTAATCCGGTCGAGCCTTTCAGCACGGTCTATATTCACGCGCTGGTTCGCGACAAGAACGGCCAGAAGATGTCGAAGTCCAAGGGCAACGTCATCGATCCCCTGGAACTGATCGACGAATATGGCGCCGATGCGCTGCGCTTCACGCTCGCCATCATGGCGGCGCAGGGGCGCGACGTGAAGCTCGACCCCGCGCGTATTGCCGGTTATCGCAACTTCGGCACCAAGCTGTGGAACGCCACGCGCTTTGCCGAAATGAACGGCGTGAAGCGCGATCCGCACTTCCTGCCGGAAACCGCGTCGCTGACGATCAACCGCTGGATCCTGACCGAACTTGCCAATACCGCGCGCGATGTGACGGCGGCTCTTGAGAATTTCCGTTTCAACGATGCGTCCGGCATTCTCTACCGTTTCGTCTGGAACCAGTTCTGCGACTGGTATCTGGAACTGCTGAAGCCCGTCTTCGGCGGCGAAGACGAAAAGGCGAAGACGGAATCGCAGGCCTGCGCGGCCTATGTTCTGGACGAAATCTACAAGCTGCTGCATCCCTTCATGCCTTTCATGACGGAAGAACTGTGGGCGCATACGGCCGGCGAGGGCGAGGAGCGGGACGATCTGCTCTGCCTCACCGACTGGCCGGCGCCGGAGTTCCGCGACGATGCGGCGGCTGCGGAAATCAACTGGCTGATCGATCTCGTTTCCGGCATCCGCTCGACACGCGCCGAGATGAATGTGCCGCCGGGCGCGACTGCCTCGCTGGTGGTCGTTGGCGCCAACACTTCCACCGAAGCGCGGCTCGACCGCCACGCCGCCGCCATCCGGCGTCTGGCGCGGGCCGACGAAATCCGTGCGGGTGAAGTCGCGCCGAAGGGTTCGGCCCAGATCATCGTCGGTGAAGCCACCATCTGCCTGCCGCTCGGCAATCTCGTCGACCTTGCGGCGGAAAAGGCCCGTCTCGAAAAGGCGATCGGCAAGGTGGATGCGGAAATGGAACGCATCGACAAGAAGCTGTCGAACGAAAAGTTCGTGGCCAATGCCGATCCTGAGGTTGTGGCCGCCGAGCGCGAGCGCAAGGCAGAACTGGAGGTTCAACTGACGAGCCTCAGAACCGCCATGCAGCGGGTGAACGAAGCGGGATAA
- the exoR gene encoding exopolysaccharide production regulator ExoR → MLKCEANVLKPLLMGMLLASLAMPAAAFDINAGVTKESGPFDLFKFGFKAYKNGNKGEAVEAYRYAAEKGHTGSRWALANMYAFGDGVAKNDFEAFKIYSEIASQGVEPGSEDTGFFVNALLSLADYYRHGIPGSPVKMDLSQARQLYFQVASTFGVAEAQFRLAEMILAGEGGRADVQQAKKWLNQARKHGHAGAMSIFGNLIFQEGQTAQGLAFMTAALDKCTAVDCTWIQNLQEQAFSLAGENDRRAAIAMAQNMQIDDSN, encoded by the coding sequence ATGCTGAAATGTGAAGCCAACGTTTTAAAGCCGCTCCTTATGGGCATGTTGCTTGCGTCGCTCGCAATGCCTGCCGCAGCTTTTGACATTAATGCGGGCGTGACCAAGGAATCCGGCCCCTTCGACCTGTTCAAGTTCGGTTTCAAGGCCTACAAGAACGGCAACAAGGGCGAAGCCGTCGAGGCCTATCGCTACGCGGCTGAAAAGGGCCATACCGGCTCGCGCTGGGCGCTTGCCAATATGTATGCCTTTGGCGATGGCGTCGCCAAGAACGACTTCGAAGCTTTCAAGATTTACAGCGAAATCGCCAGTCAGGGTGTAGAGCCGGGTTCCGAGGATACCGGTTTTTTCGTCAACGCGCTTCTTTCCCTTGCCGATTATTACCGTCACGGCATTCCCGGCAGCCCGGTGAAGATGGATCTTTCGCAGGCTCGCCAGCTTTATTTTCAGGTGGCTTCCACCTTCGGTGTCGCCGAAGCGCAGTTCCGGCTGGCGGAGATGATCCTGGCCGGCGAGGGTGGCCGGGCCGATGTGCAGCAGGCCAAGAAGTGGCTCAATCAGGCGCGCAAGCACGGCCATGCCGGCGCCATGTCGATCTTCGGCAATCTGATCTTCCAGGAAGGCCAGACGGCGCAGGGGCTGGCTTTCATGACGGCGGCGCTGGACAAGTGCACGGCGGTAGACTGTACGTGGATCCAGAACCTGCAGGAGCAGGCTTTTTCGCTGGCGGGCGAAAATGATCGCCGCGCGGCCATCGCGATGGCGCAGAACATGCAGATCGACGATTCCAATTGA
- the argS gene encoding arginine--tRNA ligase, whose protein sequence is MNIFADFDTRIKNALETLDLVKENREKVDFSRITVESPRDLSHGDVATNAAMVLAKPLGTNPRALAELIVPALQADGDVDSVNVAGPGFINLKVSVGYWQRLLADMIGQGIDFGRSTIGAGQKINVEYVSANPTGPMHVGHCRGAVVGDTLANLLAFAGYGVTKEYYINDAGSQIDVLARSVFLRYREALGEDIGTIPSGLYPGDYLVPVGQALADEYGIKLRAMPEEKWLPIVKDKAIDAMMAMIREDLALLNVRHDVFFSERTLHEGNGGPILSAINDLTFKGHVYKGTLPPPKGELPEDWEDREQTLFRSTEVGDDMDRALMKSDGSYTYFAADVAYFKNKFDRGFSEMIYVLGADHGGYVKRLEAVARAVSEGKSKLTVLLCQLVKLFRDGEPVKMSKRSGDFVTLRDVVDEVGRDPVRFMMLYRKNSEPLDFDFAKVTEQSKDNPVFYVQYAHARSMSIFRQAQEAFPGLSPSAEEMAASVALISDINELQLVAKLAEYPRLIESAALSHEPHRLAFYLYDLASSFHGHWNKGKDQPELRFINDKNRELSIARLGLVNAVANVLKSGLTLLGADAPDEMR, encoded by the coding sequence ATGAACATTTTTGCCGATTTCGATACCAGGATCAAAAACGCGCTCGAGACCCTCGATCTCGTGAAAGAGAACCGCGAAAAGGTCGATTTCAGTCGAATTACCGTCGAATCCCCGCGTGATCTGAGCCACGGCGACGTCGCAACCAATGCCGCCATGGTGCTGGCGAAGCCGCTCGGCACCAATCCGCGCGCGCTGGCCGAACTCATCGTGCCCGCCCTTCAGGCCGATGGCGATGTCGACAGCGTCAATGTCGCCGGTCCCGGTTTCATCAATCTCAAGGTTTCCGTCGGTTACTGGCAGCGTCTGCTGGCCGACATGATCGGGCAGGGCATCGATTTCGGCCGCTCCACCATTGGCGCGGGCCAGAAGATCAATGTCGAATATGTCTCCGCCAACCCGACCGGCCCGATGCATGTCGGCCATTGCCGTGGTGCCGTGGTGGGTGACACGCTGGCGAACCTGCTTGCTTTTGCCGGTTACGGCGTCACCAAGGAATATTACATCAACGATGCCGGCTCGCAGATCGATGTGCTGGCCCGTTCCGTGTTCCTGCGTTACCGCGAGGCGCTCGGCGAAGATATTGGCACCATTCCGTCCGGTCTTTACCCCGGTGACTATCTCGTTCCTGTCGGCCAGGCGCTGGCGGATGAATATGGCATCAAGCTGCGCGCCATGCCGGAAGAAAAATGGCTGCCTATCGTAAAGGACAAGGCAATCGACGCGATGATGGCGATGATCCGCGAGGATCTGGCGCTGCTCAACGTCCGTCACGACGTGTTCTTCTCGGAGCGCACGCTGCATGAGGGCAATGGTGGACCTATTCTCTCGGCGATCAACGATCTCACCTTCAAGGGCCATGTCTACAAGGGCACGCTGCCGCCGCCGAAGGGTGAATTGCCTGAGGACTGGGAAGACCGCGAGCAGACGCTGTTCCGTTCCACGGAAGTGGGCGACGACATGGACCGGGCGCTGATGAAGTCGGACGGTTCCTACACCTATTTCGCCGCCGACGTCGCCTATTTCAAGAATAAGTTCGACCGCGGTTTCTCCGAGATGATCTATGTGCTCGGCGCCGACCATGGCGGTTATGTGAAGCGTCTGGAAGCCGTTGCGCGTGCCGTATCGGAAGGAAAGTCGAAGCTGACGGTTCTTCTGTGCCAGCTCGTCAAGCTGTTCCGTGACGGCGAGCCGGTGAAGATGTCGAAGCGCTCCGGCGACTTCGTCACGCTGCGCGATGTTGTCGATGAAGTGGGTCGCGATCCCGTGCGATTTATGATGCTTTATCGGAAGAATTCCGAGCCGCTGGACTTCGATTTCGCGAAAGTGACCGAACAATCGAAGGATAATCCGGTTTTTTACGTGCAATATGCGCATGCTCGCTCGATGTCGATCTTCCGGCAGGCGCAGGAGGCGTTTCCGGGGCTTTCTCCCTCTGCGGAAGAGATGGCGGCATCTGTTGCTTTGATCAGCGATATCAATGAGTTGCAGCTGGTTGCGAAGCTCGCCGAATATCCGCGCCTGATCGAATCGGCGGCCCTTTCGCACGAGCCGCACCGGCTTGCTTTTTACCTCTACGATCTCGCCAGTTCCTTCCATGGACACTGGAACAAGGGCAAAGACCAGCCGGAATTACGTTTTATTAACGATAAAAACCGAGAATTGAGCATTGCCAGACTTGGGCTGGTGAATGCTGTCGCGAATGTTTTGAAGTCGGGCCTTACGCTTTTGGGAGCGGACGCACCTGACGAAATGCGATAA
- the erpA gene encoding iron-sulfur cluster insertion protein ErpA, producing the protein MENSDITLSEAAAKRIAEIVAADAGKQALRVSVEGGGCSGFSYKFDLAEDPADDDIVIARGDARVLIDSLSVVYMAGSEIDFVDNLLGQSFQIKNPNAVASCGCGTSFSI; encoded by the coding sequence ATGGAAAACAGCGACATTACCCTTTCGGAAGCCGCAGCGAAGCGAATCGCCGAGATCGTCGCAGCGGATGCGGGCAAACAGGCGCTGCGCGTCTCGGTGGAAGGCGGCGGCTGCTCGGGCTTCTCCTACAAGTTCGATCTGGCCGAAGACCCCGCCGATGACGATATCGTGATCGCCCGCGGCGACGCCAGGGTGCTGATCGACAGCCTCTCGGTCGTCTATATGGCCGGCTCCGAAATCGACTTCGTCGACAATCTGCTTGGCCAGTCCTTCCAGATCAAGAACCCGAATGCGGTGGCAAGCTGCGGCTGTGGGACGAGCTTCTCGATCTGA
- a CDS encoding deoxyguanosinetriphosphate triphosphohydrolase, protein MIIDQRALGFGSGERAVFASDPWTTCGRLFPETGSLTRSEFQRDRDRIVHTTAFRRLKHKTQVFISPDGDHYRTRLTHTIEVAQIARALARALKLDEDLAEGVALVHDFGHTPFGHTGEDALDAVLLPYGGFDHNAQSLRIVTKLERRYAEYDGINLTWETLEGLVKHNGPLVNAKGEGIKGPVPLPILEYCELQDLEIGSHASLEAQVAAIADDIAYNTHDIDDGLRAGYLTFEMLEEVPFLSGLMAEVRGKYPVLDKERFANEIMRRQITHMVEDVIGVAQQNLARLKPQSAADIRAADFTVATFSPEIAETDRQIKKLLFGHIYRHPEIMRIRAGATQIVTDLFNRYMETPAEMQSHYWVDSISGMSVAAKARHVGDYLAGMTDSYALRAHQRLFDHTPDLR, encoded by the coding sequence ATGATCATAGACCAGCGCGCATTGGGGTTCGGAAGCGGCGAGAGGGCGGTTTTCGCCTCTGATCCATGGACCACGTGCGGGCGTCTTTTTCCCGAAACCGGAAGCCTGACGCGCTCGGAATTCCAGCGCGACCGCGACCGCATCGTTCATACGACGGCCTTTCGCCGCCTGAAGCACAAGACGCAGGTCTTCATCAGCCCTGACGGCGATCATTACCGCACGCGTCTCACCCACACCATCGAGGTGGCGCAGATCGCCCGAGCGCTCGCCCGCGCGCTGAAGCTCGATGAAGATCTGGCTGAGGGCGTGGCGCTGGTGCATGATTTCGGCCACACGCCCTTCGGCCATACCGGCGAAGACGCGCTGGATGCGGTGCTGCTGCCATATGGCGGCTTCGATCACAATGCCCAGTCGCTGCGCATCGTCACCAAGCTGGAGCGCCGTTATGCCGAATATGACGGCATCAACCTGACCTGGGAAACGCTCGAAGGGCTGGTCAAGCACAATGGACCGCTGGTGAATGCGAAGGGCGAGGGGATCAAGGGACCGGTTCCGCTGCCCATTCTCGAATATTGCGAGCTGCAGGATCTGGAGATCGGCAGCCATGCCAGTCTTGAGGCGCAGGTGGCGGCGATTGCCGACGACATCGCCTATAATACCCACGATATCGATGACGGCTTGCGTGCCGGTTATCTCACCTTCGAGATGCTGGAGGAAGTGCCGTTCCTGAGCGGCCTGATGGCCGAGGTGCGGGGAAAATATCCCGTGCTCGACAAGGAGCGTTTCGCCAATGAGATCATGCGCCGTCAGATCACCCATATGGTCGAGGACGTGATCGGGGTCGCGCAGCAGAATCTTGCCCGTCTGAAACCGCAGAGCGCTGCCGATATCCGCGCCGCCGATTTCACCGTCGCGACGTTCTCGCCCGAGATCGCCGAGACCGACCGGCAGATCAAGAAGCTGTTGTTCGGCCATATCTACCGGCATCCGGAAATCATGCGCATCCGCGCCGGCGCGACGCAGATCGTCACCGATCTCTTTAACCGCTATATGGAAACGCCGGCGGAAATGCAGAGCCACTACTGGGTGGACAGCATTTCCGGCATGAGCGTGGCCGCCAAGGCCCGCCATGTGGGCGACTATCTGGCCGGCATGACCGACAGTTATGCACTGCGCGCCCACCAGCGGCTGTTTGACCACACCCCCGATTTGCGATAG
- a CDS encoding outer membrane protein transport protein — protein MAKTAIFRGAVCFAVSIAAVTPSLAGGLERGGYNIDLLFDPSDYVLDSSATFVAPQRKVENARDNPLKSGGPLPASWSTTADDSENYWSTRVGAKAAIGDFGDCMFDYSQPWGADLNPGIWQGSSYNIETKVKSHNYATTCRVKFDLGKGDFSIIGGGFYQEISGYKYRQVVSPTALGPAYPSLYSGVGKLDMEGDGWGWRAGIAYEIPEIAFRTSLVYNSAVDHDLNGTVDLRGLPAAGSPALIAYGGKVTPVYGSVSMPDSLELKVQSGIAPDWLAFGSVKWTDWSQIQVVPFCQVGVPSCIAGVTSLTTLDLYYRDGWTVTGGIGHKFNDQWSGAVSLTWDRGTSTVIGTQTDTWMIGTQVVYSPTPNLEFKIAGALGLLTSGESSINGGRCSSAGTATCGDEAGYSFGSDLVAAISTGVKVKF, from the coding sequence ATGGCAAAAACTGCAATTTTTCGCGGCGCGGTATGTTTCGCTGTCAGCATCGCGGCGGTCACGCCTTCACTGGCCGGCGGCCTCGAGCGTGGCGGTTACAATATCGATCTGCTGTTCGATCCGTCCGACTACGTTCTCGACAGTTCGGCTACTTTCGTCGCGCCGCAGCGTAAGGTTGAGAACGCGCGGGACAATCCGCTGAAGAGCGGCGGTCCGCTGCCTGCATCCTGGTCTACGACTGCCGATGATTCCGAGAACTACTGGTCGACACGCGTTGGCGCGAAGGCCGCGATCGGCGATTTCGGTGATTGCATGTTCGATTATTCGCAGCCGTGGGGGGCGGACCTTAACCCCGGCATCTGGCAGGGATCGAGCTACAATATCGAAACCAAGGTGAAGTCGCATAACTACGCTACCACCTGCCGCGTAAAGTTCGATCTCGGCAAGGGTGACTTCTCGATCATCGGCGGTGGTTTCTATCAGGAGATCAGCGGTTATAAATATCGTCAGGTCGTTTCCCCGACAGCGCTCGGCCCGGCTTATCCTTCGCTTTATTCCGGCGTCGGCAAGCTGGACATGGAAGGCGACGGCTGGGGATGGCGCGCGGGTATCGCATACGAGATTCCCGAAATCGCTTTCCGCACCAGCCTTGTCTATAACAGCGCCGTCGATCACGATCTGAACGGTACTGTCGACCTCAGGGGCCTTCCGGCTGCAGGCAGCCCGGCCCTTATCGCCTACGGCGGCAAGGTCACCCCGGTTTACGGTTCGGTCTCCATGCCGGACAGCCTGGAACTGAAGGTACAGTCGGGCATTGCGCCGGACTGGCTTGCTTTCGGTTCGGTGAAGTGGACGGACTGGAGCCAGATCCAGGTCGTGCCTTTCTGCCAGGTCGGTGTTCCGTCCTGTATTGCGGGTGTCACCTCGCTCACCACGCTCGATCTTTATTATCGTGACGGCTGGACGGTTACCGGTGGTATCGGCCACAAGTTCAACGATCAGTGGAGCGGTGCCGTCAGCCTTACCTGGGATCGTGGTACTTCGACGGTGATCGGCACGCAGACCGATACCTGGATGATCGGCACCCAGGTCGTCTATTCGCCAACCCCGAACCTCGAGTTCAAGATTGCCGGCGCTCTCGGCCTGCTCACCTCGGGTGAATCCTCCATCAATGGCGGCCGCTGCAGCTCGGCCGGCACGGCGACCTGCGGTGATGAGGCTGGCTACAGCTTCGGCAGCGATCTCGTGGCGGCGATCTCCACCGGCGTCAAGGTCAAGTTCTGA
- the popZ gene encoding cell division protein PopZ, whose amino-acid sequence MAQPSVAREPSMEEILASIRRIIESNEPGPAGAFSGQLPPVYDDEDDAAGEAAFAEPVSPPARVPPAANQAFGARPAQDFSPASEKQMAEQQEISAEKTMSLADVAARVRAAADRNAAMGPQAFAAQAQRGATEAVKPTPAAPSLDVVQAERPAPQRPTDVRPLMAAAAAGASEKAAPFATEDHAAAAAIENTSFAEGRFDQLALRGAIEAPVAREHFEIEVHQPADEAPEFELAEPRVEAGPEAHGGLSLNLISAEAGAQIARSFSELAEVFDGVERRSIEDMAAEMLRPMLQDWLEDNLPTLVERLVREEIERVARGSRR is encoded by the coding sequence TTTTCCGGACAGTTGCCGCCGGTCTATGACGATGAAGACGATGCCGCAGGCGAAGCGGCCTTTGCGGAGCCCGTCAGCCCGCCGGCCCGCGTTCCCCCCGCCGCAAACCAGGCTTTTGGCGCACGGCCAGCGCAGGATTTTTCGCCGGCTTCCGAAAAGCAGATGGCTGAACAGCAGGAAATCTCCGCCGAAAAGACCATGTCTCTGGCCGATGTCGCGGCGCGCGTGCGCGCTGCCGCCGACCGCAATGCCGCCATGGGGCCGCAGGCATTTGCCGCGCAGGCGCAGCGCGGCGCGACGGAAGCTGTGAAACCCACGCCTGCCGCCCCTTCTCTCGACGTGGTGCAGGCTGAACGTCCCGCGCCGCAGCGTCCGACGGATGTGCGGCCGCTGATGGCCGCGGCCGCTGCCGGCGCCAGCGAAAAGGCAGCGCCTTTCGCCACCGAGGATCACGCCGCAGCGGCGGCCATCGAAAATACGTCCTTTGCCGAAGGCCGTTTTGATCAGCTTGCACTGCGCGGCGCCATCGAGGCGCCGGTTGCCAGGGAGCATTTTGAAATCGAAGTGCACCAGCCCGCCGACGAGGCGCCAGAATTCGAACTGGCCGAGCCGCGGGTTGAGGCCGGGCCTGAAGCCCATGGCGGTCTGTCGCTCAATCTCATTTCCGCCGAGGCCGGTGCGCAGATCGCGCGTTCCTTCAGCGAACTGGCGGAGGTTTTTGACGGCGTCGAGCGTCGTTCCATCGAGGATATGGCCGCCGAGATGCTGCGTCCCATGCTGCAGGACTGGCTGGAAGACAATCTGCCGACCCTGGTGGAACGCCTCGTGCGGGAAGAAATCGAGCGCGTGGCGCGCGGTTCGCGTCGCTGA
- the xth gene encoding exodeoxyribonuclease III, with protein sequence MKIATWNINGVKARIENLCQWLKDSSPDIVCLQEIKSVDEGFPRLELEALGYHVETHGQKGFNGVALLSKVRPDEVNRGLPGDDTDEQARFIEGVFSVEGGAIRVCSLYLPNGNPPDDPVKYPYKLAWMERLRQFAEDRLALEEPLVLAGDYNVIPEPFDCHDPRVWEGDALFLPQTRSAFRRLEHLGLTDAARATTDEAGLYSFWDYQAGAWPKNNGIRIDHLMLSAEAADRLQSVSIEKHVRAWEKPSDHVPVCGYFDFRPVG encoded by the coding sequence ATGAAGATTGCCACCTGGAACATCAATGGCGTCAAGGCGCGTATCGAAAACCTCTGCCAGTGGCTGAAGGATTCATCGCCTGACATCGTCTGCCTTCAGGAAATCAAGTCGGTCGACGAGGGTTTTCCCCGGCTTGAGCTGGAAGCGCTCGGTTATCATGTCGAGACCCATGGCCAGAAGGGCTTCAACGGCGTCGCGCTGCTGTCGAAGGTCAGGCCGGACGAGGTCAATCGTGGCCTGCCGGGCGACGATACCGACGAACAGGCGCGTTTCATCGAGGGTGTGTTTTCCGTCGAAGGCGGCGCAATCCGTGTCTGCTCGCTTTACCTGCCGAACGGCAATCCGCCAGACGACCCGGTCAAATATCCCTACAAGCTCGCCTGGATGGAACGGCTGCGGCAATTTGCCGAAGACCGTCTGGCGCTTGAGGAACCGCTTGTTCTGGCGGGTGACTACAACGTCATTCCCGAACCCTTCGATTGCCACGACCCGCGCGTCTGGGAAGGCGACGCCCTGTTCCTGCCGCAGACACGCTCGGCGTTCCGCAGGCTGGAACATCTGGGCCTTACCGACGCCGCGCGCGCGACGACGGATGAGGCCGGACTTTATTCCTTCTGGGATTATCAGGCCGGCGCATGGCCGAAGAACAACGGCATCCGCATCGATCACCTGATGCTCTCGGCGGAAGCGGCCGACAGGCTGCAATCCGTCAGCATCGAAAAACATGTGCGGGCGTGGGAAAAACCGTCCGACCACGTGCCGGTCTGCGGTTATTTCGATTTCCGGCCGGTCGGCTGA